GAAAGAGAAGCTCACAGTGCTCGAGAACGTCCAGTGGTTCGAGCTCCTCGAGGGGAAGGACGGCAGCAGGTCGGGCCCGGCCATCCAGCTCATGGAGCTCGGCAGGCTCATGAACGAGAAGGCCAGGAGGATGTTGTCCATGGGGCAGAGGAAGCGGCTGCAGCTCGCCAGGCTGCTCGCCATCGATCGACCCATCTGGCTGCTGGACGAGCCCTCCATCGCGCTGGACGCAGAGGGTACCAGGCTGCTTGAACACATCATCGCGGAGCACCGGGAGAAGGGTGGCATCGTGTTCGTGGCCACGCATCTGCCGATTCAGGTTGAGGATTCTATGTCGCTTCGGCTTCCCCAGAGGTTTCCTCGGAGGAAGACGCTGGTTGATCTTGTCCATTGATGGCTTGACGCCAATGTGACCAGGAATTTAGTTGTATCTCTCTAATTCCTCTCCAGCTATCTGTCTGAATGTTGTCAGAGCAATATTTTTTTTGCTGGTGCTGCATTTGTCATCCTTTTTTGACAGCATGACAATACATTATCTATGTTGATAATATGTGCAGTTGTTCTTTGTGATCACTGTTTTGATGCATTTGCCCATGTATTTGGGAACAATAGAAGGCATTTGCCATGTCTGATATATGTACAGCTGTTCTTTGCGATCATGGTGTTGATGCAATGACCCCCTTATATATATGGTACTTGCTGGTGGAAACTCTGTTGGCTGTTCAATGTTTAGCAGGTTTATTCACGCCTTGCATGTCTGCGTGAAGCTTCAAGTGTTGGATACTCGGCAAACTTGACCAAATATGGGGAGACCTTTGGACAGGATCAGGTATAGATGTCTGATTTGAGTGTCTCTTTTCTCATATTCTTGTGAATTGACTAAGGTTGATTTCTTCCATAACAAATTTTGTTTTAGTCTGAATATGTTATTGTTGTCATCTGAATATATTCAGAAGTGGCTGATTTTGCATTTGTAGCATGTGCAGTGTTTAATTCACAAACAATGTTTTTTACTACTTACAATAACTACTAACAAATTAGTTTAGGCCATGTCGACAAAATTTGGTGCCCAGTtgctgtaaagcccaaaattggtagaaggataataataataaaaataaacaaatatatttaTTATAGTGGTTTGGAAATTCTTGAAACCTTGgattaaataataataataatgatagAATTTTAAatggaaagaaaaataaaaagaaaaagaatgtgctacaaaaataataataataataataattatatATATCTTCTTATACTGGTATTTTAATTGTGCACTTGACCTATGTGTCAAACTCACTAACAACTTCAAGATTTAAATGGTAAATTTTGAAATGAAGAAAGAAATGCAAacctaaaagaaaaaggataaaaaaAGAGAAATCCTCAATGGGCCGAATCCCTAGCCAGCCCATTCCCCCTGCATCGCCTGGGCGCGGcccgcgcgctcgccctcgcTGTCCCTGTCAAGCCGGGCCCGTTGGCCAGCCGCTCTGCGCCCACACTCCCTTCATCCTGCCATTACGCCTTACCTCGCTGACAACGTGCCCCCCTGTCAGCTTCTTCAACGGACTCTGCAGCTCGCAGATCACGCAATCCCCGGTAACAAACTCCGGCCACGCGCGCCCGTGCCGGGTCTTTCGCTGACCAGCGGGGCCCAGTCGTCATCCTTCTTCCCCCACTCGCTCGACGCAGACCCAATCCCAACAGAAATCGCCGCATGGCTCGCCGCTCACTTCggatcggccgaacgacctcctggATATCGGGCTGCCCCACCCGATGGTGTATAAGGGACCCCGGCACTCGATTCATATCTCTCGCCTCGCTGTTACTCGCCCTCCTCGCCACAATATCGATAATTTTGCGCCGTCGCGGGGAAAACAGGGGCTGCCGCGGGGGAACTTCGGCTAGCCGTCATCCGCGCCTCCAGTGTGGGCCTCAGGGCCTTCCCTCGGTTGCGGGTCGGGCGCTGGTGGCCTCGCCACCTAGAATTGTCGCCGGGGACTTCACCAATTGGTCGCCGGACCTCTCCTATCACGATCGAGCCGCCGCGCAGCGAGGGCGGACTTCCTCGGAGCTTAATCTGCGGTATGGCTACCATTTTCCTACTCGCCGTCTCTCCCTCTCCGTTTCGCACAAGGTTGCGCTAGGATTAGGACTTCTCGGTACGCTCCCGGTTTGGCCGGCCATGGCCACCGCCGCACCGGGCGTGTGCGCCGCCGCCCGGGATCGAGCTGGGAGTGAGTTGGCGGGCGCCGTCGATTTCCTAGTGCACGGCTGAGATTAGGTTAAGTGCTGCCTATTGAATCAGGGTCGTTGGATGTGTAGCCAACGGCTGGGATCGGCGGCGGAATACCGTTTCGTGGCATTGGATCGTGACCGTCCGATTGGAAACTGGCGGATGGATCCGGCCCCGCGTTGCAATCCTTGTATCGATCGTGGGCGGTTGGATTCTGATCCAAGGGCGGAAATAGAATATCGGTTCGCGTTCTGTTGTGGGTCGTGGATCGGTGATCTGACGGCTCAGAATAGACAGTACCCCTTCGTGGCCAGACATTTGCATATGAATCCCTGTGATAGATAGAAAATAATCCGCGGTCCAGTCCAGGTTTCACTGAGTCTAAGTATCTTTCTGCTTAAGTCCCTGGATTGTTTATTAATTGTGCGCGCAGCCCAGACTGTAAGGAAAAACctataaaatcatttagaaattgatttttagtgtaaaaataaatgttagaacttgtttaatttatagaaaatacatatgaagtccaaatcaaCTCATtttaatttctataattttataataatattgtttatcaattagtaccactgtttcacatgaaagtcatattaaaatttatatcttatttaatcttgtgcaaaacgcataaaatcattagaaattcataacttaaaatctatgatTCCGATTTGattcattcaagttgcgttaacttcatataaatatttactatgcagtaaCAACAGTTATTGTACTATGTtccattattttataattagatctttatttaacttctgttggatagtcttgttaatctgcttatcgttataatctactagaatataatttatggtcaatttataacttagattaaaagtCGATATAGTTACTTGGAGAATAacatctcatatgatttatattaaccaaattataatatagtctaatattttaatcacatagatcttttatAAATCACAACTCCTTAATGGTAACTCCGATTTTAATAGTTCTCGATCCCTTTGCGATCAGCCAGGAACCCTCGTCGGTGAATCCTAATTTTCTGTTTGGTGTTTGCAGAACCTTTTTGAACGATCTAGGCTTCCTGGAATTAGGAACGTGGATTTGGTAAGTATTATCATCCATCCAGATTTTCGTCTTTGCGTTAGTACTATTCATGTTCACGTTCCAAGAGTGAATTTTGTAGATCTGCTCCTCCAATGGCGACCTTTAGCAAGGCTAGCAGGTTGTGTGGTGCAGTGACTATGCAACCAAAACAGCTGTGGAGTCTACTACTCTCGAGAATCTTGCCTAAGCTGCTCGGTCTTCCTGGTATTTTGCTGAAGAAATTCCGAAAGGAAGGTGTGATGGAATTGGATGCTGCTGCATTGCCAGAGCTGCCACAGGATGTGTTGATGGACATCTTTGGTACACTTGAGGTCCCTGACCTCATCCGAGCAGGCTCGGTTTGCTCGTCATGGCATGCTACCTACAAATGCTTGCTCGACCTGAGGCAATACAAGCAACCCCAGACACCATGCCTGTTCTACACTTGTGAATCTGCCGGTAGCAACGTAGGGTTTCTATACAGCCTCAAGGAAAATAGGTCCTACAAGTTAACTCTACCGGAGCCACCCATCCGCAGTAGGTTACTGATCGGGTCCTCCAACGGTTGGTTGATTACTGCAGATGAGAGGTCGGAGCTGCACCTTGTGAATCCCATAACTGGAGAACAGGTTGCACTTCCCTCTGTGATTACCATAGAGCATGTGAATCCCATCTTTGATGCATCAGGTACTATCCGTATGTACGAGTTGTCATATCAGACACCACCCGACCTGTTTGATCTCGGTGATCTGCGCGATGAACTCTACTTCAAGGCATTTGTGTTTCCCGATCCATCCACCACTGGAAGCTACATCGTGGTTCTTATTCATGAGCCATATTCACGACTTTCGTTTGCACGACCGGGAGATGACAAGTGGACCTGGGTTGGACAAGGTAGCCAATATAAAGACTGCACATATGTGGATGGTCTTTTGTATACAGTGAATTACTCTGGAGAAATTGATGCGTTTGATTTTACCGCGTCTCCTGTTAAAATGACAGTAATTATGAAAGAGCTGAAGTATCCTGTATGTGAAAACATGTACATTATTCAGGCTCCATGGGGTGATCTGCTGCATGTTTGGAGGACTATTGACGTTCCACCCAATGCTCCGCCGCAGTGGGTCCCTGGAGAATGCATGTTCGAAACCTTAAAAATACAAGTGCATAAAGTGGACTTGGAAGCAAAGCAACGAGTGGAAATAAACAGGTTGCAGTGTGATAGTGTTTTATTTCTTGGCCACAACGATTCACTTTGCCTTAGTGCTCAAGTACATCCAGAACTCAAGTCAAATCATGCATACTTCAGTGACGATTTTAAAGAAGTGGCTGTTTCATTAAAAAATTGCATGCGTGATATGGGAGTTATGGACTTGGAAAATAGTGTCAAGAAGGAAATTGTCTCTCAAATTTGGTCCAACTGGCCCTGTCCCACTTGGATAACACCCAATCTTATGAAGCTGAATCAGGCATTCAACAGATAGCTTTTTAGGTATTATTATTTAGTACCTttgttttgttatttttgtatcgAAAATGGTGTAATTGATATTATGATAAAAGAATTGTACGTCATACAATGGTCATTCTACCTAATAAGATGTGTAGCGGTAAAAACGATAATGGCTGCTTGCAGATTCAGAGAGAACGAATAAATTTTCAGCAGTGATTCTTGTGATAGGAGCCATCAATTTAGAGTTCCACACTTAGGCTAGTTTGCTCCTTCGGGATGAAGGGAATCGAggggaaaattagtttatttatACCTAAATCTAGCTCTCATTGATTGCAGATAATTAAATCCAAGAAGCAGATAGTCGTTCTATTTGACATGTGGAAACAGGTAAAAACTAGTGAACTTTACAGTCTCGAGAATATATTAATACAATCCACCGATGGTGTACAACATATTCAATGAAACATTTTATATGTACAAACCTAAACGGCTAGCGTAATTGTACAACGACACACATTAAAGAAGTTTGCCAAAATAACGAACAATGAAACTAAACATTTAACGGCCCTGTAGAATTGTGATGCTCATGTTATTCAGCGATCTTCGCGCGTGTACTGACTTGACTGACTAGTTTCATAATTCCTAGTAGTAAAATATACAGGTTCTTTGGGGTAGGAAGTGGGGTTGTTTCATTTGCTAGCATGAACACAACAGATGGCATGAGTGGCCTTGCATATGGACCGTCTTGCACGCATAGAAGACCCAAGTGAATACATCGTACCGCTGGACAACTCTCCAACGTCGCCTAGATGACGTAACCATTTGTCAATTTAGCCAGATAACTGCTACGATATTTCTTCTACTGAAATTATCAAGCTAAAACTTCTAATTACCTTGTAAACTTTTCCGAATCCACCTTTTCCAAGCATGTTAAAATCAGAGAAGTTGTTTGTCGAACTAGCGCGTTGAGCTGAGCAGCTTAGCGAACGTATTAGGACCACCTCGGAAGCGCAGACCAAGGTTAGCCAGCTTATAATGTTGAGTCTCACGGAGTTCAGCCCGACCTTACTTGAACAGGATCAGTTCTATAGGATCGTACCATTGCATCTTGACTAATAAAGAGGCAAGCACTTAAGCCTGATTGATTGAGGCAATGACCTGTGGGCCAGAGCGTGATTAACGGCTGGGATTGGCTCTGTTCGCTGGGTCTTGTGTTATAGAGGATCGTTCCTGGTCAGGCCATGCTTGTCTTGTCTCGGAGTCTGGGTGGCCCATAGGTTGTCTGATAGGCTCCCTTTTTCCTACTTTGGTTTTCATTTTGCTTTTTACCATATTGCaatcaaagaaatttgatcaaaatATTCCATTTGCAATTAATGGACCAAGTTTTTTTCCTTTTGCTTTGTTTCATTTTGAAGGAAATTTGATCAAACTGTTCCTGTCGCAACAGTTGTTTTCTCGCTCAACATTAGGCCATGTATGGTTtctttagtctagggactaaagattagttaggggactaaagtttagtccctaacatGTTTGTTCTAAGtgctaaaaatagtaagaatatactaaatgactcataagaagactaaaatggTCTTTAACATTCTCTtgctattagtacaattgaactaaatgaggggtaaatgtgtaattaatatggtttagtcccttttagcatatatgtgaaggactaaagactaaatcattttagtccatattttagtcttAGTGTTTGGCATAAAaaggactaaatgagactaaaaactagagactaatatttagtccctctaaccaaacacccccttactcTCAATCAAAGAAGGGGCGGATTTGTTGCTCAAAATTCTCTCGTAGCAAGAGTGCAAGTCTTGTGCTGCAGTTTGCTTGCTTCAGGTTCCTTCATCTTTGATTGTACATGCGATGCACAACACATGTGATAACTCTTGCTACTTGATTTGCAGAAGTTCACAGTTATTTTGATCTGTCTTTTTTTGTCCCAAGCAAAGCTGAGTTACATTTAAAAGAAGAAGTATATTAGTAAGTAtataacaaaaaaaagaaaaatcgAGTTCCTAAACATTGTGAGCGATGCAGTCTGCAAATCTCAATATTTGCCAACTGCCATGCAGTAAGGCTAAGGTACACTGTTTACTTGCTCTTCAGGTCAAGCTCCTCTGCGGCAGCAGAAACAGCTGACCATCATGCTAAATTCGTAGCGggtttttctcgaactagtggaactttggaaaggcctcgtagtgctacactGCCTCGTTTCTTTGGTAGATGTGTATGAGGTCCgtacaactccgtggcaaatgggtaatatgacttgtgggtaaagatgtgtaacctttgcagagtgtaaaaccggtatatcattcgtgctcacagtcataagcggctcggacactcacatgattaacttatggaattaaactcaatttgtcatttgcattacattgtgggtgttgttattaatcctgatctcttatttaattgggttggtatctacttatatctagtaattgctaataaaattttgaccaactttaaaagcaatgctcagcttttacCATCATCTTTGGTAATCCTTACACTCATGAGCTCCcacttttggcgagttcatgcacattattccccacaacttgttgagcgatgaacttatgtgagctcacccttgctgtactcacatcctccAAGATCAAGGACAGGCACTACTGGATgaagcgcatggaggatgctatgataagatcgtgagaggtctaggctgtcgtctcccaatcaactttggttgctggatcgttgtcttcatatgatgtaattatttaactattttgtacaaactccgttatatattaatGTCGTGACATTattttctataccatgagtcataatatgtgtaagacttggtcacaacacacttggtgattatcacATACCCGGGTtttggtgcccctgaaatccgggtgtgacaacgacCATTCTTGAGGCCAACCGAATGTGGACACGTGGCCATGATGGGCCCGTTCTCCTTCCTTGGTCACATGAACGAACGAAGCAGAGACAGTTTTCTTTTCTTCAACTTGCAGTATGGGGCGGCACAACACAGGGAAGGAGGCGACACCGGCTGAGCGAACTCGTCGGTGGCCATGTCTGGTGGCGTGCTGGAGCAGCGCGGGCAGGCCGTGGCTCTGTTGTCGCAGAAGTATTTTTGAGGGCGGCATGGGCTTTGCAGTAGCTAGATTAAGATTAGATTTATCTATATCTAGAATTTTATAATTTCATATTAATTCTAGAAAATTTAGATTTAGGGTACAGTTCAAAAAATGCCCTAGGAGCCTTAAAGAAATTTGGGCAAAATTCCTGCCAGTATTTTAGAACCGCGTGGAATTTCTTTTTTTTGTAAAAAAGGAAAATCCTGGAAAAGAATACAACAAAACTTACCGCGGACTTCTACTGGATATAATAACATGTCTCAAACATACCTTACACTTAGAAACACTATACAACAATCAAAgtttctctagggttttattttactagaTTTACACAttgatataaaacaaaataattcttcactatttaggaaaaagaaaagcaaggaaaagagagggtaacaccttaatttggtgaatattagaaaaaaatctataccccaaattcagggtgttaaatATCTGGTCATTAACTTTAATACCGATATGACCACCGGAAATAATTGATTTGATCCCGGAAATCCAAACACTAAAAGCCCTTCAACCTAAAAGTGTGTTCCACAAAAGTCCACTTAACTTTATCGTACGTCTTTTCAAAATATATTTTAAAAATCACTCCACTATATTTCTTCCTATGTAACTCATGGATGGTCTCGTGTAAAACAACGACCCTAGTGACTCTCGATCAAGATTCAAGCCACCAAGAAATAGCCTCCATTAGCTTCTTTTCTTCCCTTTATAGCTTAGCATGGGAGGTCCAAAGCCATGACGTGATAGATAATTGTCGCCGTGAGCACGAACTGAACCTAAACAACCTGACCAACCCTAGTGGTAAGATCAACCTTCCAGCCAGGAAGGAGGTCTGCCGGCCGGTTAAATAGGGGAAGTAGCTGGTCCTTCGTGAGCTTCTTGGGCAGATCCAAATAATTGACAGGAAACTCAATTGGACGGCAGGGTAGGATAGATGGTCTAAACAAGAGGCAAGTCTTCTTGAGAGCATTGAATTGGAGAGACGCTGCTCTTCTGGATATTTTTTAACAAAAAGGGGTTTCCACCATTAAGAAATAGGAAACGAGTTTCATACATGACCAACATATATCCACCAAAAAACTATGACTTAGAAGACTGTCAACTGAAGAAAGCAAGCGGAATTAATCCTAAACAGAAAAACCATTCTAAAAAGGAAAATACACCCAACCACTCATGGTCAATTCTAGCTAAGTCAGACTTTATTACATGGGGAAGATCACACCCCAGCGGGTTACAACTAACATCGCTACAAACTGTTTAAACCAGGGAGAATTTAAACCAGAACAGCACCAGATAGTGCCACAAAGATGTCACCATTCTCCATCCAAGTTTTTTGTTGAAAAAATCTTTAACCGGTCACAGGTGTCCTTCCTTCCATCTTTGTATGGATCAGAGCCCAATCATTCATACAAAAGTAGCATATGAAGAAAATAGCATCAGTGTAAACTGTATTTTTACCATTAAAACAAACACCATTTCTAACCCTCTAGAGGGTCCAAAGGATCGCACTGCAGCCCACCACGATAAGATTTCTGCTTTTATTTTTAAACTTATAGATCCATTCTCCAAACATATTTTCAGCAGTTTTTGACATTATGTGCATGTTCATCACCGTACTAATCACCCTCCAAGTGAAAGATGTGATCCGGCAATCGAAAAAAAATGTGTTTCGTAGTTTCCATACAACCACACCAAAAATAGTTAAAGTTTTCTTTCCAGTTTCGTTTTTTTAGGTTTTGTTTTGATAAGACTCTATTCTTTATGACAAGCCACAAGAACACTTTTATTCTTTGGGGGTATTCGAGCCTTCCAAATGAACCAGAAAGGAATCCTATCCAAAGAGCTTCTACACTTGAGATAAAGTGATTTAACAGAAAATCTTTTTTTATTAATAGTCCATATAGCTTTATCTCTTGAATCATCAAGATTAATGTCATTTCATATGTTTTTCAATTCCTCCAATAACTGAGTACTTTCT
This portion of the Zea mays cultivar B73 chromosome 2, Zm-B73-REFERENCE-NAM-5.0, whole genome shotgun sequence genome encodes:
- the LOC103648379 gene encoding ABC transporter I family member 1 — translated: MSPRLLLNNVSCMRNAQTVLRDINLSVHDGTALVLTGANGSGKTTLLRMLAGFSRPSAGEILWNGHDITSPGVFQQYKLQLNWMSLKDAVKEKLTVLENVQWFELLEGKDGSRSGPAIQLMELGRLMNEKARRMLSMGQRKRLQLARLLAIDRPIWLLDEPSIALDAEGTRLLEHIIAEHREKGGIVFVATHLPIQVEDSMSLRLPQRFPRRKTLVDLVH
- the LOC109939218 gene encoding uncharacterized protein — encoded protein: MATFSKASRLCGAVTMQPKQLWSLLLSRILPKLLGLPGILLKKFRKEGVMELDAAALPELPQDVLMDIFGTLEVPDLIRAGSVCSSWHATYKCLLDLRQYKQPQTPCLFYTCESAGSNVGFLYSLKENRSYKLTLPEPPIRSRLLIGSSNGWLITADERSELHLVNPITGEQVALPSVITIEHVNPIFDASGTIRMYELSYQTPPDLFDLGDLRDELYFKAFVFPDPSTTGSYIVVLIHEPYSRLSFARPGDDKWTWVGQGSQYKDCTYVDGLLYTVNYSGEIDAFDFTASPVKMTVIMKELKYPVCENMYIIQAPWGDLLHVWRTIDVPPNAPPQWVPGECMFETLKIQVHKVDLEAKQRVEINRLQCDSVLFLGHNDSLCLSAQVHPELKSNHAYFSDDFKEVAVSLKNCMRDMGVMDLENSVKKEIVSQIWSNWPCPTWITPNLMKLNQAFNR